The genomic segment CGCTTTGCCCGGACATTTGCGGTGACGCTATCGGCCGGACTGCCGGTCATTCAGTCCCTCACCGTAGTGTCGCGCGCGGTAGACAACCGCTACGTAGGTGAAAAGATTCTAAAGATTCTCGATTCGGTAGAGCGCGGCGAAACCCTCACGAATGCCGCCCGGGACAGCGGGCTATTTCCACCGCTGGTCTTGCAAATGCTGACGGTGGGCGAAGAGATCGGTGCGGTGGACGAGATGCTGCTGCAGGTCGCCAGTTTCTATGAGGGTGAGGTCGACTACGACCTGAGAAAAATTTCTGAATCCATCGAGCCCATCCTGATCATCTTTGTAGGCGGGATGGTGCTTTTGCTCGCACTCGGGGTCTACCTGCCAATGTGGGAGATGGCGGGGGCCGCGCGTTGAAATTGATCGGAAAGCTCAAGTCGGGGCGTCGTTGCGATTTTGTTGCGGAGTAGTTGCATCAGAGTTGCATCAGAGTTGCCTGTCGGGGCGGCAATCTAGATGCCATTTCGAGTGTCGGTATAAAGTTCGAATCCGGTTGGACCGATTAATTCTAGGTGTCCACTTGAAAATAGGAAGGCGCGCGGGCTGCACCCATGATCAACTGCAGAACTGAAGTCACAAAGTCGCCGAACAATACTTCGGCAAAACGCACGATGGGATGAGAAGAGGCAGAACAATGACGAAGCGAAACAAACGACAGCAAAGTGGCTTTACCATCGTCGAACTAGTAGTGGTCATCGTGATCATCGGAATTCTGGCGGCGACAGCCCTGCCGCGCTTCGTAGATCTTTCGGGACAAGCTCGTTCAGCCTCGGTTGAAGGGGTCGGTGCGTCCTACATTTCTGCGGTCAATCTTGTCCACACCGCGTGGCTCGCGGCGGGTGGAACGGCCTCAATCAACTCCATCACCATGGAAGGTTCTACGACAATTGGCGTGAACGATACGGGTTGGCCAGAGAACGTCGCGGCAGGGGGTGGAGATGGAACCGTGACGGCAACAGAATGTTCTGAAATCTGGGACGCCATGCTCTTGCAAGCGCCAAGCGCGACCGTTGACACCTCCGGCGACTACATCTACACCGTCGCTTCGCCTGTTTGCACCTACACCCTCAACGCGGCGGCGGGCAGGAGCATCGCCTACAACACGTCGACTGGGTTGGTCACGGTTACCGTGCCCTGATCGATGAGAAGCTGCTATCCGCAGCGATGGAGGTCGCGCGGGGGGTTCAGCCTGACGGAGACCATTCTCCTCATCTCGATCATCGGAATCCTGGGTGTGTCGGCTGCACCGCGCTTGCTGGATCTGGGTACGACGGATGCGCGCA from the Myxococcales bacterium genome contains:
- a CDS encoding prepilin-type N-terminal cleavage/methylation domain-containing protein encodes the protein MTKRNKRQQSGFTIVELVVVIVIIGILAATALPRFVDLSGQARSASVEGVGASYISAVNLVHTAWLAAGGTASINSITMEGSTTIGVNDTGWPENVAAGGGDGTVTATECSEIWDAMLLQAPSATVDTSGDYIYTVASPVCTYTLNAAAGRSIAYNTSTGLVTVTVP